TAACTTCGGGTGTCATCAACCGAGGATGCCGGGTACTGATTGTCGAGGATGTTTTGGCTAATCAGATGGTAACCAGCAAACTGCTTGAACACATTGGATGCAAACCAGAGATTGCCGAGAACGGTGAGACTGCTGTTAACAAGGTTAATGATAACTCCAACCAATATGACATTATTCTGATGGATCTACAGATGCCGGTGATGGATGGATTTGAGGCCTCG
This region of Candidatus Thiopontia autotrophica genomic DNA includes:
- a CDS encoding response regulator, encoding TSGVINRGCRVLIVEDVLANQMVTSKLLEHIGCKPEIAENGETAVNKVNDNSNQYDIILMDLQMPVMDGFEASHIIRQSHPDLPIIALTAATHQEANENYQKSGINDVLYKPFTMKELIEKINRWG